A section of the Rattus norvegicus strain BN/NHsdMcwi chromosome 15, GRCr8, whole genome shotgun sequence genome encodes:
- the Mss51 gene encoding putative protein MSS51 homolog, mitochondrial isoform X2 — translation MAPRSRRRKHKKPPPVTPMPDIPPTDVSAVRPALPEPGPSIDALGFIALDSDVPGLPQRILQRLNMKSYEEYKLVIDGGTPVPSFGFRCQQEMFQRMEDTFRFCAYCKALPHGLSSCKVLRHCKRCRNVYYCDAECQRSDWPAHRKVCGELRLVAVDRVMEWLLVTGDFVLPSGPWPWLPEEIQNWDTWFSMRGLQLESTLNALLGSHAMTMLWASLGRPRPDPDVLHGSLKRLMTDVLSRPLTLGLGIRTLAIDVGKTGGSTLHVVGASHVETFLIRSGDYDELGYMFPENLGFRVIMVGVDVSADLLQSSSSLPLEPGTVQLSGHRALYHDFWEEQIETGNLAHPDLVAAFHPASRNWKPLCKSW, via the exons ATGGCTCCTCGTTCACGGCGGCGAAAGCACAAGAAACCGCCACCAGTGACTCCCATGCCTGACATCCCACCCACAGACGTATCTGCAGTACGTCCAGCCCTCCCAGAGCCTGGCCCCAGCATTGACGCCCTCGGCTTCATTGCCTTGGACAGCGATGTACCAGGCCTGCCCCAGCGGATCCTGCAAAGGCTGAACATGAAGAGCTATGAAGAGTACAA GTTGGTGATAGATGGGGGAACCCCAGTGCCAAGCTTTGGGTTTCGATGTCAACAAGAAATGTTCCAGAGAATGGAGGACACATTCCGATTCTGCGCTTACTGTAAAGCACTCCCCCATGGCCTTTCCAGTTGCAAGGTTCTGCGGCACTGTAAGAG GTGCAGAAACGTCTATTACTGTGATGCAGAGTGTCAGAGGTCAGACTGGCCAGCACACAGGAAGGTGTGTGGAGAGCTCCGTCTCGTGGCTGTGGACCGTGTCATGGAATGGCTTCTGGTCACAG GTGATTTTGTCCTACCCTCAGGACCTTGGCCATGGCTGCCTGAAGAGATACAGAATTGGGATACCTGGTTCTCCATGAGGGGTTTACAGCTAGAATCTACATTGAATGCTCTTCTGGGTAGCCATGCTATGACCATGCTTTGGGCCAGTCTAGGAAGGCCACGACCAGACCCAGATGTCTTGCATGGCTCTTTGAAGCGGTTGATGACAGATGTCCTGTCACGGCCTTTGACCCTGGGCTTAGGGATTCGGACTCTGGCGATAGATGTTGGGAAGACTGGGGGAAGCACATTGCACGTGGTTGGTGCTTCCCACGTGGAGACATTTCTCATCCGTTCTGGAGATTATGATGAGCTTGGCTACATGTTTCCTGAAAACCTTGGCTTTCGTGTGATTATGGTGGGTGTAGATGTGAGTGCTGACCTTTTACAGAGTTCCTCATCTTTACCCCTGGAGCCTGGAACAGTTCAGCTTAGTGGCCACAGGGCCCTGTATCATGACTTCTGGGAGGAGCAGATAGAGACTGGGAATCTAGCCCATCCAGATTTGGTGGCTGCATTCCATCCAG cCAGCAGGAATTGGAAGCCTCTTTGCAAGTCCTGGTGA
- the LOC102554047 gene encoding large ribosomal subunit protein eL15-like, with protein sequence MPFPLVAAIRIRVRRGGHKRPVPKGENYGKPVHHGVNQLKFARSLQSVAEERAGCHCGALRVLNSYWVGEDSTYKFFEVILIDPFHKAIRKNPDTQWITKPVHKHREMCGLTSAGCKSRGLGKGHKFHHTIGGSRRAAWRRRNTLQLHRYR encoded by the coding sequence ATGCCCTTTCCTCTAGTGGCAGCCATCAGGATCCGTGTCCGCCGCGGTGGTCACAAGCGCCCAGTTCCTAAGGGTGAAAACTACGGCAAGCCTGTCCACCACGGTGTTAACCAGCTGAAGTTTGCCCGAAGCCTTCAGTCTGTTGCTGAGGAGAGAGCTGGGTGCCATTGTGGAGCTTTGAGAGTCCTGAATTCCTACTGGGTTGGTGAAGATTCCACATACAAATTTTTTGAGGTTATCCTCATTGATCCATTCCATAAAGCTATCAGAAAAAATCCTGACACCCAATGGATCACCAAACCAGTCCACAAGCACAGGGAGATGTGTGGGCTGACATCAGCTGGCTGCAAGAGCCGTGGCCTTGGAAAGGGCCACAAGTTCCACCACACCATTGGTGGATCTCGACGTGCAGCCTGGAGAAGGCGCAACACTCTTCAGCTCCACCGTTACCGCTAG
- the Mss51 gene encoding putative protein MSS51 homolog, mitochondrial isoform X1, protein MAPRSRRRKHKKPPPVTPMPDIPPTDVSAVRPALPEPGPSIDALGFIALDSDVPGLPQRILQRLNMKSYEEYKLVIDGGTPVPSFGFRCQQEMFQRMEDTFRFCAYCKALPHGLSSCKVLRHCKRCRNVYYCDAECQRSDWPAHRKVCGELRLVAVDRVMEWLLVTGDFVLPSGPWPWLPEEIQNWDTWFSMRGLQLESTLNALLGSHAMTMLWASLGRPRPDPDVLHGSLKRLMTDVLSRPLTLGLGIRTLAIDVGKTGGSTLHVVGASHVETFLIRSGDYDELGYMFPENLGFRVIMVGVDVSADLLQSSSSLPLEPGTVQLSGHRALYHDFWEEQIETGNLAHPDLVAAFHPGFHASPGLMEAWLPTLLLLRDYEIPTLITVYSQQELEASLQVLVNLDTHIIACGANPFASLKPEQVYSKPNKQPVYSSAYYIVFRGCSSCQLDKQQVEEEPDEFSVVESNPN, encoded by the exons ATGGCTCCTCGTTCACGGCGGCGAAAGCACAAGAAACCGCCACCAGTGACTCCCATGCCTGACATCCCACCCACAGACGTATCTGCAGTACGTCCAGCCCTCCCAGAGCCTGGCCCCAGCATTGACGCCCTCGGCTTCATTGCCTTGGACAGCGATGTACCAGGCCTGCCCCAGCGGATCCTGCAAAGGCTGAACATGAAGAGCTATGAAGAGTACAA GTTGGTGATAGATGGGGGAACCCCAGTGCCAAGCTTTGGGTTTCGATGTCAACAAGAAATGTTCCAGAGAATGGAGGACACATTCCGATTCTGCGCTTACTGTAAAGCACTCCCCCATGGCCTTTCCAGTTGCAAGGTTCTGCGGCACTGTAAGAG GTGCAGAAACGTCTATTACTGTGATGCAGAGTGTCAGAGGTCAGACTGGCCAGCACACAGGAAGGTGTGTGGAGAGCTCCGTCTCGTGGCTGTGGACCGTGTCATGGAATGGCTTCTGGTCACAG GTGATTTTGTCCTACCCTCAGGACCTTGGCCATGGCTGCCTGAAGAGATACAGAATTGGGATACCTGGTTCTCCATGAGGGGTTTACAGCTAGAATCTACATTGAATGCTCTTCTGGGTAGCCATGCTATGACCATGCTTTGGGCCAGTCTAGGAAGGCCACGACCAGACCCAGATGTCTTGCATGGCTCTTTGAAGCGGTTGATGACAGATGTCCTGTCACGGCCTTTGACCCTGGGCTTAGGGATTCGGACTCTGGCGATAGATGTTGGGAAGACTGGGGGAAGCACATTGCACGTGGTTGGTGCTTCCCACGTGGAGACATTTCTCATCCGTTCTGGAGATTATGATGAGCTTGGCTACATGTTTCCTGAAAACCTTGGCTTTCGTGTGATTATGGTGGGTGTAGATGTGAGTGCTGACCTTTTACAGAGTTCCTCATCTTTACCCCTGGAGCCTGGAACAGTTCAGCTTAGTGGCCACAGGGCCCTGTATCATGACTTCTGGGAGGAGCAGATAGAGACTGGGAATCTAGCCCATCCAGATTTGGTGGCTGCATTCCATCCAG GTTTCCATGCCTCCCCAGGCTTGATGGAAGCGTGGCTACCTACCCTGCTGCTCCTTCGTGACTATGAGATTCCAACACTGATTACTGTTTACAG cCAGCAGGAATTGGAAGCCTCTTTGCAAGTCCTGGTGAACTTGGATACACACATCATTGCTTGTGGCGCTAATCCTTTCGCATCCCTCAAACCAGAACAGGTCTATTCCAAGCCCAACAAGCAACCGGTGTACAGCAGTGCCTACTACATCGTGTTTCGTGGATGTTCCTCCTGCCAACTAGATAAGCAGCAAGTAGAAGAAGAACCAGATGAATTTTCAGTAGTTGAATCAAATCCTAACTGA